The nucleotide sequence CTTAGATCATAGCTGtgaattttcaaaaaatgtattaactttgtactaaatcagcgacacttatgtttgggacggagggagtattatatattGTCAGTCAAACTCTAACTGTTGATCCAGTTTGCAATCCAGATCATTGACAGAAAGGACATATATTCGTATTACAAAAATCAAAGCTAGCAATGATCTGGATTGCAAATTGATAGTCAAAGCTGTATTTTTAAGACCATGTCCATGTCCAAACAACAGCTTCAAGATAGTGAACCAGAGAAACTGAACTTATATTCTTTGGCTGTGATATCCATAAAATTGAAAATCTTtttaagttgagacacttattttgggacggagggagtagatagaaAGCAGGTTGACCCAGTTCTATTCATAACTAAGCTGCCAGATTCTGTTTTGACATTGAAGTGCTGGGAACCTTTGATGAAAATTAATAATTCCTTATGGGACAATCGAAGAATAAAGTAATAATTGCCAATACAGATCAACCTACTTTTAAAATGGTCAACTCACTTTGCTATGACCTTGAATGGAACCTTTTTGCTATTCCAAATTAGAGTTGTGAATAATCTGCAACCATGGATTTTTGGATTATTCTGCTGTTTATCGAGCTATTTTCTGAAAGGTTAATATCATAGTAGAGGACTATTGCAGCAGCTACGCATCAATGCTGCATTGCTGCTCAACTTGTACTACTTTCCATTATGAATTGCTGAAGGTTGGTGATTGCTGCAGATCactattttttatttgatttcccGGGGCAAGTGGAACTTTTCTCCCTTCACACAAATGCAAGGAATATCATCAATAAACTCATCAAAAAGCTAGACTTGCGGGTACATGCATGTTTTCAGTTTAATTCAAGCAAGTTATTCTGTTAATGAATTTCATTACCCACTCGTTCTTGGTATTTTGCAGCTGACTGCTGTGCACCTTGTTGATGCTCATTTATGTTGTGATCCTGGGAAGTATGTGAGTGCTTTGCTTCTTTCACTATCAACAATGTTACACTTGGAGCTACCACACATCAATGTTTTATCAAAGATTGACCTTATTGAGAACTATGGAAATTTAGGTATTGTGCTTGTCTGCAGCTGCCTTTAGTTTAGCAAATGTTTCAGCTGTAGTTGTTACTCATTTTCTTTATTATCAGCATTCAACCTTGACTTCTACACTGATGTCCAAGACCTGTCCTATTTGCAATACCATCTTGATCAAGATCCTCGTTCTGCCAAGTACAGGTAAATATGACGACTAACAATTAACTTTAATTCCTTGGGTAAGGGGTACGTACAGTCCgtactgcacctactgaaagtcATAAACCTGTCCAGACTTGATAGTATTTAGCAGTTAGTCCTTTAGTAGGCATCTCCAGTTCGCTGAAAAGCATTATAAAATATAACACAGCACTGATTTGTTATTGTTTTCACTTTTAAATTGTGTAAACATTCTTAAGCTACAATTATGTACCTGCACAAAGATCTAGAACTCTCCTTGTTCAGGTAAGATAGTGATCTAATGTAGTAATGCACTTACATAGTAACACTCGGAAGTTGTTAGAGGATGTCAGGCATCTTCAGTAGACTAGTGTTGCACTGTCAAACGTTATGAACCCTTAAGCACAGCATTATGAACCCTTAAACGCAGTAACCTTTGGAATCATTCACGGAAGACCTGCAATGTTGTTGATCTTATACTTGTGTTAATTATGATATGCTGTTTTTAGACTTCAGGTTTCTTAGAACCCTTTTGTATTTTGCTGACAGGAAACTTACGAAAGAGCTATGTGATGTGATTGATGATTTTAGCTTAGTCAATTTTTCGACTTTGGACATCCAGGTCTGTACTGGAAGCAATTTATTATTTCAATTCAGTTTCATGTTGCTGAACTGGTTGGTGGATGCAATTCAATAGACTTAATTCCTTACTTTTGCCTCTAGGACAAGGAAAGTGTCGGTAATCTTGTGAAGTTGATTGACAAGAGCAACGGCTATATATTCTCTTCTATAGACAGCAGCGCTGTTGAGTTCAGCAAAATCGCGGCTGCGCCTCTTGACTGGGACTACTACAGATATCCTTTACTGCCTCTTGTACCAACTTATTCAAACAAGCATCTTTCTTGTCCCATTACTTATATGCTCTTTAATGTGGTAGAAGTGCACTATTTAGATCACCTATTTCTGGCGTTCTGGCGTGTACATGCATATTGATGGTCCTGTTAACTCATTCAACGCCGAATAGTATATAAAGTATATGGTGACTAGACTAGATCGCAAGACAACGAATCTGATAGTCTAGCTCAATATGTAGGTATGGTACCACTAGTCTACTAGAGTGTACACTGCATGATGTTTTTCTTGGCAATGAAATGCTCCTGATGCACCAATCCATTAtactgtactccctccgttccaaattacttgtcttagatttgtctagatacggaggtatctagcaataaaatgagtctagatacatccgtatctagacaaatccaagacaagtaattcggaacggagggagtacatgccaaGTGCTTGCACATTATTTTTTCCTTAACATATATGGTTACAACAGCTGCGGTGCAGGAGAAGTACATGAAAGATGATGAGATCGTTCAGAAAACAAGCGGGATGCAATGAGATCGGCGTTCGCTGGCGCCAGCCTGCTGGTTAAACGTGTCACTGGTGTAGACTATGGCAATGCGGATCTATTACCCAAGTTGTAGACGTTGCCTGAAGTTTCTTGCTAGTCTGTACTAGTAGAATTTTGTCTTCGCCTCAGAGGCGAAGGCAGTATGCTGTGAAACTATATGGCAAGTATACTTGTTGTTTCTCTTGACTTGGGTGATTTCAAGTGTGTAGGACTAGTAGAAACTTCCCAGTTCAGCAGCACCTGTACCTTGGCCTCGTCCGGCTGTATTCCTGTGCTATGATAGAGTGGACGGTATGCAATTGTGTACTAAGACCCTAACCATTTAGCCGTTGACCTTTTGTTTGCAGTTGTCGGGCGTGGCCACTGACCAGCAGTTGGGTGCTTATAGTGGTGTCTGAGTTCCGATCCGATCTCAGATTATCACCACAGACAGGGCGCTGGTGGGTGGTGAGTGGTGACTGCCACCGGACGGATCTGACGTGGTGCAAAGGATGATATATGTACACTGTGCACAGCTGCCGACCAGGCATACACAGTAGAGACGTACTACTACAGTATGTCGTCTTCGTCCGGGGCGCTCTGAAAGTTCGTACGAGTGAGCGCGTGACTGCTTAATCAGCAGCTGTTTGATTTGGAACGGTCGATGTTGTTTGCTGATTGACCCCGGGGCCGGGGGCAGTCGATTACCCCGAATGCCCGAACGACTCGGACATCGATCTTGTCATCTGAGGCTTGTCTGGCTCACATGATTCTAGTTCTAGAGACAAAAGAATAGAAAAAACGCAAAGGTGAAAAGAGAAGAGTGAAGTGCACTGTAGGTCCTTAAACTATTTTAGGGGTGTCacataggtcctcgaactatgaaaatcgtcaTTTAGGTCCTCGAAGTATAGTAAGTGTGTCATCCAGGTCCAAAATCTCACTAACCCCCTCTAAATGGCCAGCTGGCATGGTGAACAgtgtgaaaaataaaaaaatatgaacaaaaaaatctgaaaatcttTGGCATCAAAGATACCCCTGGTGCGTGAATAGTAAAAATGCtcattaattcaaaaaaatgttcgcgaatatgggaaaaatattcgcgactttaaaaaagttcacaaacaataaatttgaaaatatgttcgcGAACCACAAATATTGTTCGTGGGTATGGAAAAAAATGATCGCGAACCACAAAAATTCCTGACTTTAAAAAATGTTAGTGAAATTTTTATTAAAGTCGCAAATATTTTTTCcgaattcatcgttcgcgaacattttattaaagtcaagaatattttttccaaattcatcgttcgtgaacatttttttaaagtcatgaatattttttccaaattcatcgttcgcaaACTTTTTTTAAACTCACGAATATTTTtcccaaattcatcgttcgcgaacatttttttaaagtcgtgaatattttttccaaattcatcattCACGAACTTCTTTTAAACTCACGAATATTTTTTTGAAGTCGcgaatatttttttccaaattcatcgttcgcgaacattttattaaagtcacaaatatttttccaaattcatcgttcacgatttttttttgaattaatgaCATTTTTACTGTTCACGCGCCAGGGTCTCTTCGATGACAGAGGATCtcaattttttgatatttttttatatttattctttGTCGTGTACTGTTCATCACGCACGGGAATTCAGGACTGTTTGCCGCGTACTGTTACGGTTACTGTTTATGTGCCAGCTGGCCAGTTAGAGCCTGTCAGGGAGATTTTGGACCTGAATGACACACTTACTGCACTTTGAGGACCTAGAtgacgattttcatagttcgaggacctatgtGACATCCCTGGAATAGTTCAAGGACCTACAATGCACTTCACTCAAAAGAGAATGTATACACAAGACAGATGATTAGtaaaaataggaattatgttaATTTATGTAATGTCAACTTgtttccttttttttaaaaaaaattaatctATTTATTTTCAATCATGGTAGCACAACAGAcatcaaataataataataataattacatTCAAAACCATAGATTACCTAGCGACGACTATAAATACGGAAGCGAGCCGAAGATGTGTcaccatcatcgcccctccctcgtcggTGCTGCCCGTGAACTTCTATAATAAAATTTGCAGTCAGAATGTTATCATGCCACTAAGGACCTTCCTGAAAAAAAAAGAGGTCCAAATGAATGCTCTATTTTCTGcgggtttttttgttttttaaaacgACGGATCAGAGGAAATGCTATTATCGGACATACGTGTTGCCAGTTGCCTAGCTAGCTGCGAAGGACGAGGAAGCAAAAGCGCGTCTGCACCCGGACGTGTTGCCAGTTAGAAGACGCGACGACGCCGGACGTCCCATAATCTCGTAACCTCCGCGCGGTGCCCATGCGGCCATGCATCGCGACTGGCGAGCAAGCCGGCAACGGGGTGGTCCGTCACAGCTGCACAAAGCTTCATttgcgcgggaggttcggagttatCTTGGTTGCCTTTTGCCTCTGGTCTGGTGCCAGCGACTGCATGTGCAGCTTGAGCTTGGCCCGTAGCACGTGGTTACGTGTGGACCGATGCTTGTCATGGAGCCCAGAGTGCCTTGAGTTGCAGCAGGAGGCCACTGCGCGTCTCTTCCCGGAAGTATGTTAACTTGCCAACGGTTGGTGCGCATGTTCCTTCGATATCAACAATGCGAGGTGCTGATTGCATTCCTTCAAATCACAACCAACAGCACCTTCCTGACCCCCGCGTCGCCTCTCCCTGGCGGCACGGGAGGAACCACTCCGGCGCCGCCACCTTCCNNNNNNNNNNNNNNNNNNNNNNNNNNNNNNNNNNNNNNNNNNNNNNNNNNNNNNNNNNNNNNNNNNNNNNNNNNNNNNNNNNNNNNNNNNNNNNNNNNNNNNNNNNNNNNNNNNNNNNNNNNNNNNNNNNNNNNNNNNNNNNNNNNNNNNNNNNNNNNNNNNNNNNNNNNNNNNNNNNNNNNNNNNNNNNNNNNNNNNNNNNNNNNNNNNNNNNNNNNNNNNNNNNNNNNNNNNNNNNNNNNNNNNNNNNNNNNNNNNNNNNNNNNNNNNNNNNNNNNNNNNNNNNNNNNNNNNNNNNNNNNNNNNNNNNNNNNNNNNNNNNNNNNNNNNNNNNNNNNNNNNNNNNNNNNNNNNNNNNNNNNNNNNNNNNNNNNNNNNNNNNNNNNNNNNNNNNNNNNNNNNNNNNNNNNNNNNNNNNNNNNNNNNNNNNNNNNNNNNNNNNNNNNNNNNNNNNNNNNNNNNNNNNNNNNNNNNNNNNNNNNNNNNNNNNNNNNNNNNNNNNNNNNNNNNNNNNNNNNNNNNNNNNNNNNNNNNNNNNNNNNNNNNNNNNNNNNGGCTCGCTCCGGCGCGGGCAGTCCGAGGGGGCGCGGGATCTGGCGCTCCAGCAGGGGCGCCGTCAAGGGGAGGCGCGGATGCGTGCGGGCGGGCGTCTCGCGCGGTCTGTGCGTTGTGTGCGGCACAAGTCGGGCGCGTGGGCGGGAGGTGGTTCGGCTCGGGAGGCACCGGGCAGGGAAGCTCGTCAGGCGGGCGTGACGCGAGGAGGAAGCCATGGCGTTTCATTCGTAGTTTGAGGTGCTGCTGCTGAGGGTGCTGCGCGGTGAAGCTTGGTGGTCGGCGTTGGAGAGTGCAAGGCGCAACAGGAACGGCTCTAATGATCTCCACGCTTTTAGGTGGATCAGATCTGCGGGCCTCCATAGGGATGTGTATGTTCCGGGCGAAAGCCTTGACCCGACTTTGTCGGTGCCGTCGACGGCGGCGCTTTCAGGCGTCGtttccctccttggaggcatcaTTGTGGAACTCATCTTCTTCTATGTGGGGCTCGTGTtctccgggtgaaaacctaagCTCCAAATTTTCCGAagcgggcgacggcggcgccttCATCGTTTCCCTCTTGAGGGCGTTGCTTGGGAGAGTTAGCTTGTGCTTGGTGCGTTTGGTTTTCTCCTACGTCGGGTTTGGTGGATGTCGGGGCAGCGGCCCCGGACGACTGATGAacgccgaggcggcggcctcggaaaGTGATGCGCGGTGCGGCTCCATGGGGCGGGGCGGTGGCTCGGCCTTTACTTGGGTGGCAATCTTGGGCCACTTGGGTGGCAGGCTTGTCGGTCCGGTCGACGCGTTTCAGAGGGGGCGGTCTGACTTTGCGTCAGGGCGGCGACCCCGGATGTGATGCGACGTTCGTGGTCTGCGAGCGGTTGCCCTGAGCAGCGTGGGCTGCAGGTAGCTGGGTCGCACGACGTTGCTGCTCGAGCGGAGCGGTGGTACgttggggcggcggccccggaaggtGGTGCCGGTTAATTGCGCTGGGCGCGACGGAGCggtggatgtcggggcggcggccccgagaAAATCACTATGGCGTCCagacttctgtggcaacgatgatggtgggagCGATGTCGGCGACGCGGCAATGATTGCGatagtcggctcttctccggcgtgtccACGATATTGCCTCGGTTTGTTTGTTGCTGTGGAGTCGAAGCTGCGGCGGCGAGGCCCTGTGGTATACGGTGACTGGTTTCAGTCTATGGGAGTGGGCCCGGCCCTTGTTGTTCCGGTTTTTGTCCGGTTTTCCGTAATTAACTGGTCAATTTTTTTCTGCTTAATTAATAAATGAGGCAatctttgcctccgtttcgaaaaaaaaaacaaTGCGAGGTGCTTCAGCAACACGACCTACTAGGGCCTGATTAGTGATTACGAGACATGTATGTACTCCTACTACATGGGCTGACCAAAGGGATTGAATGCCAGCTTAAACACGGTGTCCTCTCGCGAGGAGCCACGGGGGGCCTAACCGAATGCCAATAATGCCATGCTCATGCACGCTTAAACACGTGGTGTTTTACGCGTGATTCATCGGTCAATGCGAGACTATGTATGTAGTACAAGACAGACACATCTGGCAACGATGTCCGCAAAAAATACAGTAGTACTAGTAGACACAATCCGCTGCACTGCAGAGCGGTGACCGCGAGACCCAGCAGCGCGCCCGTGGCCCTTTACAACTCACCGCGATCACACCGACAGTTTTCCACCCGCCCGCCCCGCTCCGCCCCTGAACGCAACCAAAATCCCTGCCGCTTCCCTTACCTCCGGCCCCGCGAGCACGCACGTGAAGAGCAAAAGGAAGAGCGCGCGCGCCATGATGCAATTGCGAAGCTCGCTCGCGGTCGTGGTCACGCGGCCCCCCGCCCCCCGTGGTCTGCTTTCTGTTCCATCCACCCGCGCGTGTGCGTGCTTGGGCGGGCGGGCGCGGCAAAGTTGACAACCGGCCATGCCTGCCTGCGGTCCGTGCGCTACAGGCGACACGGAcgggctaaatttcgtgtttttgACCTTTTTCTAAAACCTATTTAAAATTTGACCCTAGTTTAAAAAAATTCGAGATCGGATCATTTTACTACCACCAAAGACCATGAcggtagggtataacagcctaccgccaaggtccctgACGGTAGAGTTGCATGCCCTATTGTCAAAAACTTCCTGAGTATTGGATACAATGTGTGCTCGTGCCTACCGTCAAGTATCTTGGCGGTAGGGTTGTGCAGGCTACCGCCAACCGGGCCAATTCGATTGGCGGTAGCGATGTTTCCTACCGCCAATGTCCCTGGCGATAGGCTGTTAGACCCTATCGGCATGGACTCTGTCGATAGAAAAAGGATCAGATCTTATTTTTTTTTAAGATAGGATCAAATCTCAAATAGGTTTCAGAAAATGGTCAAAACATGAAAATTTGCCACACAGAGGTCGACACGACGCCAGCTCTCCGGCCTGTGCAGACGTGGCTTTGATTCATCCGGCCTTCAGGCCTCGAATGGCGGGCTGAGAACGTGAGATGCCCGCGTTGGGAATTTGAGTCCGATCGGGTCAAAGCCCGGCCACCACTGGACCGTACTATGCATCGTCAACGCAGTACCCCTTGGTGCGAACCTATGATTCAAGTCCTGACGTTCGTATTATTTTTGAATTAATTTCAGGATTTCGACGATGTGCTTTTAGTAGAAGGAGATGTTTTCGTCAACGACGAGACACTTACGATgatttcgtaaatctcaagatgatattaCGGTTCACtgtctcgaaggtgctcatatgggtagggtgtgcatgtgtgcgttcataggagtgagtgtatgtgcgtatgtatgagtgttgagtctgtaccgtgttaaaaaacgCAGTACCCCTTGGTTAGTTATAAGAGCATCTgcagccggacttggcaaatccgacccctcaaacgtCTGTGGTGTCCACGGACAGTGACCGGTCACGCCTCAAAAAATGCATTCCACATCCGGATATCTCAAATTATAAATCTCAAATCCATATTGTTAGATGCAATGTGATGATCTTTAAAGAGAGCTCGTCCACTCGCCGTGGCCATGTTCGACAGCCGGCTGCGTTCCCCAGAGTATTGGCCCAGTTGCCGGTaaggtagagtagggcatgggacacgagccggctcacgggactcaaggcgccgccgtctcccatgccctactcttccccGTCGGAGTTCGGAACCAGTTGGGTGCCGGTGGATGTCAGATCGATGATAGATCCGTCCTGGAACGAGCCGCCGACGTCCACTACGATGCGATTGCGCCCGAACTGCTGCACCATACGGGGCGccggagaatgcgactccgcctcgccgacgtccaccgTCGCGAGGGCTGACACCGCCTCCTGCGCCCGCTGCCTCGCACGGCGGGCATGCCATGCCATGTTCTCGTCGGACGAGGCACATGGTGCATCCCGATGCTCGGCTCGCCAACAGAGGGGTTGCGCGTCCGCCATCGGTTCGGATGCCAGACGGACTGCACCACCTCCGGTGAGGCAGCGACGACATCCCTAGCACCGGACCCATGCGCCATTTGGGCAGACGCAATGGATTCCCGATGGAAGAAGTCCGAGCATTGCCGTGCACGGTCCTCTTCCCGGGCGCAGCGGAGTGTAAGTCGGACGAccatctcctcctcagggccgCGTTGGATGAGCTCAGGGTCgacggatctggaggtgaaggaGTCGGATCCGCTGCTCGCCATGCCGGAGACGGCCAGACGACGTCGGAGACGAGCTTGGGTGGCGGAGGTGAGTGGAGTGAAGTGACTAAGGTTTGGTCCATCGAGCGGATGGGGAGGAATATATGTGGGATAGAGTGGGCCAGCGTGGGTTGGGTCTGACGTGGCGGGCgtgccccatatccgccccatatttccTCGGTATATGAGGGGTGCCAGTCAGCCCAGGGGTTTGAGGGCCGTTTGAGGCGCGCATTCGGGTTAAAATTTTGCGGCTGGACAATGACCGGGCGCCCCTCCCGAGCGTATGAGGTGGGTTTGAggcgtccggctgtagatgctctaagaagtaagagcatctacagctaaGCGCCCCAAACCCGTCTCATACGCCCGGGCGGGCGCGCGATCATTGACTGGTCACGATTTTTCGACCCAGACGGCTCCCTCAAATAGGCCTCATACGCCCGGACTGATCGGCAcctctcatatccagccca is from Triticum aestivum cultivar Chinese Spring chromosome 3A, IWGSC CS RefSeq v2.1, whole genome shotgun sequence and encodes:
- the LOC123061906 gene encoding GPN-loop GTPase QQT1 encodes the protein MVFGQVVIGPPGSGKTTYCNGMSQFLSLVGRKVVVINLDPANDALPYECAINIEDLIKLSDVMSEHSLGPNGGLVYCMDYLEMNIDWLEEKLKPLIEDHYFLFDFPGQVELFSLHTNARNIINKLIKKLDLRLTAVHLVDAHLCCDPGKYVSALLLSLSTMLHLELPHINVLSKIDLIENYGNLAFNLDFYTDVQDLSYLQYHLDQDPRSAKYRKLTKELCDVIDDFSLVNFSTLDIQDKESVGNLVKLIDKSNGYIFSSIDSSAVEFSKIAAAPLDWDYYRTAAVQEKYMKDDEIVQKTSGMQ